The genome window AATACTGATGATACTGGCTTCGGTTTTTACGGCAAAGAGGAAACGATGTGAATAAAACGCCTGACAAACACCTGAGACGAGCGCTTTTCATTTCCGGCGTTGTGTTCCTGCTCGCGGCTGTCGCGCTTGCCGTATTCAATATTTGGGAGTCTGACGCAGCGGGCAGGACATCGCGCAGGGTGGGGGAAAAGCTGCGTGCGGAGATAGTATCCGTGCATTCTCCCGCTTTGCAGCGTAATGACCGCGGTATGTTCAGCGTGACAGTTGAAGGAGAGGAGTATATCGGTATCGTCTGCATACCGTCATTGGGGCTTGAACTTCCTGTTTGTGCGGAATGCAGCGAAAAGCGCCTCAAATCAGTGCCGTGCCTTTATTCAGGTACAGTTGACGGTAATGATATAGTAATTGCCGGACATAATTATGCTTCTCATTTCGGAGGCATTGGTAAGCTTTCGGCGGGAGAAAGTGTCGTTTTCATTTCCGCTGACGGCTTGCGGCGGGATTATGTTGTCGACTGCGTAGAGATGCTTTCATCACATCAAACGGAGGAAATGCAACAGGGCGATTGGTCGCTGACGTTGTTCACGTGCACGTCTTCCGGCGTCAGCCGCATCGCTGTCAGATGCGTCCGCGCTGAAGGACGGTAACCGCATTAAAAGAATAAACAGCATAAAGACAGATCGTAAAAGCCGGTCTGTCTTTATTATTATGCTTTTGAACAATTCGTTATTTCCTCTTGACAAAGCCGGAAAAAAGGTTATACTATATACAGAAGTGTTTCAAATGATACAGTTTTGAGGCGGTAACATGAACGACGTCAGCTTTATAATGAAAAATGTCGCCCTCTTCGCCGGCGTATCGGAAAGCGCCGTTTCCGCGCTCGTTTCGGACGGCGGCACGCGCCGCGCGGAGTTCGCGCGCGGCGAGGCCGTCTGCCGCCGCGGCGGTGTGAACGACGACCTGATCGTTATCCTCTCCGGCAGGGCGGAGGTGCGAAAGGGCAGCGTCGTCATGCGCGCGCTTCAGGCGGGCGACGTGACCGGCGTTTCCACGCTTTTCGGCGGCGACGGAGTAATGGATTCCGACGTAACGGCGCAGACTAAGCTCACGGCGCTGTTCTTCAACAAGTCCGCGGTAGCCGCCGCGCTCGGAAGCGATCCGGCGTTTGCCCGCAACTTCATCGCCTTCCTCTCGGCGCGCGTGCGCTTCCTCAACGGCGTCATCAGCCGCTGCGCCGGAGCGGATTCCGCGGGCAGACTCGCGCGCTACCTCGCTGCGCTGGCGGAGGAGAAGGGCGGGCGCTTCGCGCTGAACGTCAGCCGCGCCGCGGCGGAGCTTTCGCTCGGACGCGCCACGATCTACCGCGCGCTCGATACGCTCGCCGACGTCGGCTGCGTCGAACGCGACGGGCGCTATATCTCGGTTAATGAGGAACGCATAAAAGAGGTTTATTAAAACAATATCGGCTTTTGCCCTTATCGCCAATCAGTCAATATCGGCTTTTGCCCTTATCGTAAATCAGCAAAAAAGGAGAAACCAAAAATGAAAAAAACCGTAACGATCATCCTCGCGCTTGCGCTGTTCGCGCTCGCGCTCACCGGCTGCGGAGCGAAGACTCCGGAGCCCGCTTCCTCGGCCGCGCCCGCCGTCCGCACGGACGTGAGTATCGGCCTTCTTGCCGGCCCGACCGGAGTCGGAGCCGCGAAGCTTCTCGACGACAACGCCGCCGCCAAAACGGCGAACAACTACAAAGCCGCCGTCTTCAACGCGCCCGACGAGGTGACCGCGAAGATAATCAGCGGCGAGCTCGACGTCGCCGCCGTGCCGACCAACCTCGCCGCCGTGCTTTACAAAAAGACCGAGGGCAAGGTGAAGCTCGCCGCGCTGAATACTCTCGGCGTGCTCTACGTGCTGACCGCGGAGGGAACGACCGTTTCCTCCGTCGCCGACCTGAAGGGCAAGACCGTCTACTCCTCCGGCCGGGGCGCGGTTCCGGAGTACGTTCTCAATTATATCCTCGACTCCAACGGCGTCAGAAACGACGTTGAGGTCGTCTACGAAGCGGAGCACGACGCCGTCATCGCCGACCTCGCCTCCGGC of Clostridia bacterium contains these proteins:
- a CDS encoding sortase is translated as MNKTPDKHLRRALFISGVVFLLAAVALAVFNIWESDAAGRTSRRVGEKLRAEIVSVHSPALQRNDRGMFSVTVEGEEYIGIVCIPSLGLELPVCAECSEKRLKSVPCLYSGTVDGNDIVIAGHNYASHFGGIGKLSAGESVVFISADGLRRDYVVDCVEMLSSHQTEEMQQGDWSLTLFTCTSSGVSRIAVRCVRAEGR
- a CDS encoding ABC transporter substrate-binding protein, which codes for MKKTVTIILALALFALALTGCGAKTPEPASSAAPAVRTDVSIGLLAGPTGVGAAKLLDDNAAAKTANNYKAAVFNAPDEVTAKIISGELDVAAVPTNLAAVLYKKTEGKVKLAALNTLGVLYVLTAEGTTVSSVADLKGKTVYSSGRGAVPEYVLNYILDSNGVRNDVEVVYEAEHDAVIADLASGKAQIAVLPEPKVTAALTQVAGASVALDLTKEWDKAAALAGNGGSVLSMGCVVVRKDFAEQHKDALDAFLGEYKASIEYMSDAANLDSAAALCETYGIIPKAAVAKKALPNCGLTFISGAEMKTQIAGFYQILFDYNPASVGGALPDEDFYYSK
- a CDS encoding Crp/Fnr family transcriptional regulator, yielding MNDVSFIMKNVALFAGVSESAVSALVSDGGTRRAEFARGEAVCRRGGVNDDLIVILSGRAEVRKGSVVMRALQAGDVTGVSTLFGGDGVMDSDVTAQTKLTALFFNKSAVAAALGSDPAFARNFIAFLSARVRFLNGVISRCAGADSAGRLARYLAALAEEKGGRFALNVSRAAAELSLGRATIYRALDTLADVGCVERDGRYISVNEERIKEVY